Proteins from one Streptosporangium becharense genomic window:
- a CDS encoding LuxE/PaaK family acyltransferase, translating to MPGQNSRLTAVPEVQALLVCTRLWSTGAPIDEEAAALLRHAALVRNHHRYTADIPAYAALAEGMSSASAITVADIGERFLVTDELFKSYDPAWLAEDLPELSRWLGSIFTERLDDLGLDHAAGDVNGWRAALKRHGVYVTFSSGTGGRPSLVPRDPLTLAALRAGSGVRLPWAPRTGGYDFLQLVPPGLGLGIQSGATGLAAGAVRVHRLRATPFDLRSLSGGSGPGARPGERDSPAGRSDDPGHATGPVPPGAPGHEAPGAPDHEAAADFLRKAARPVLVFGTPSGVADLVAHLSAAGTRLSLPPGSQVVTGGGWKGRTAVRWDDLVAGVADRLGVPPGRYVDAYSTSELNTVFLSCAAGRYHVPPCVEPIVVDGLLTPVPGDDVEGRLAVLDPFALSYPGFVVTGDAVRLRRTSCGCGLSGPTLAAPIVRAAGAGQRGCATVGDTPDIPPENATSISDDTWGSPPGGTAP from the coding sequence GTGCCCGGTCAGAATTCACGGCTGACGGCCGTCCCCGAGGTGCAGGCGCTGCTCGTCTGCACCAGGCTCTGGTCCACGGGAGCCCCGATCGACGAGGAGGCGGCGGCCCTGCTCCGGCACGCCGCCCTCGTCCGCAACCACCATCGCTACACCGCGGACATCCCCGCCTACGCCGCGCTGGCCGAGGGCATGTCCTCCGCCTCCGCGATCACCGTGGCCGACATCGGCGAGCGCTTCCTCGTCACCGACGAGCTCTTCAAGAGCTACGACCCGGCCTGGCTGGCGGAGGACCTGCCCGAACTGTCCCGCTGGCTCGGATCGATCTTCACCGAGCGTCTGGACGACCTCGGCCTCGACCACGCCGCCGGCGACGTCAACGGGTGGCGGGCCGCGCTGAAACGGCACGGGGTGTACGTCACGTTCTCCAGCGGCACCGGCGGGCGGCCCTCCCTGGTGCCGCGCGACCCCCTCACCCTCGCGGCGCTGCGCGCCGGCTCCGGGGTGCGCCTCCCTTGGGCTCCCCGCACGGGGGGTTACGACTTCCTGCAACTCGTCCCGCCGGGCCTGGGCCTCGGGATCCAGTCGGGGGCGACCGGCCTGGCCGCCGGGGCGGTACGGGTTCACCGCCTGCGGGCCACCCCGTTCGACCTGCGCTCCCTGTCCGGTGGGTCCGGCCCCGGGGCACGCCCCGGCGAGCGGGACTCCCCCGCCGGGCGGAGCGACGACCCCGGGCACGCGACGGGACCGGTGCCCCCCGGTGCCCCCGGCCACGAGGCTCCCGGTGCCCCCGACCACGAGGCCGCCGCCGACTTCCTCCGGAAGGCCGCCCGGCCGGTGCTCGTGTTCGGCACACCCTCCGGGGTCGCCGACCTCGTCGCCCACCTCTCGGCGGCGGGGACACGCCTGTCCCTGCCCCCGGGCAGCCAGGTCGTCACCGGCGGCGGCTGGAAGGGCCGCACCGCGGTCCGCTGGGACGACCTCGTCGCGGGGGTCGCCGACCGGCTCGGGGTGCCCCCCGGGCGGTACGTCGACGCCTACTCCACCTCCGAGTTGAACACGGTCTTCCTCAGCTGTGCCGCGGGCCGCTACCACGTCCCGCCGTGCGTCGAGCCGATCGTGGTGGACGGTCTGCTGACCCCGGTGCCCGGCGACGACGTGGAGGGCAGACTCGCCGTACTGGATCCGTTCGCGCTCTCCTACCCCGGGTTCGTGGTGACCGGTGACGCCGTCCGGCTCCGCCGCACTTCCTGCGGTTGCGGCCTGTCCGGGCCGACGCTCGCCGCGCCGATCGTCCGTGCCGCCGGGGCCGGGCAGCGCGGATGCGCCACCGTGGGCGACACGCCGGACATTCCCCCGGAGAACGCCACGAGCATCTCAGACGACACGTGGGGAAGCCCCCCGGGAGGAACGGCTCCATGA
- a CDS encoding acyl-CoA reductase — MIESRTIAGTQLVRLPAVVRGEIVMPPWPRVADVRRAVAEPGPHRVEGRDGHGCHVIGRPVVDRDTLGLTGETQVLVLPAPDAALLLEPDPAGALLELARLPLPEVLSFVEAVGEALRSRSAQAAEAGTLLSATSLVTDRAHRAFLAQLPSLFDGDAVGRMIERDLGSAPLDSWQRVGETTVPGMTARFAGQSCPAPPALRAMPTRQLHLTAGNAPVVAVVSLLWAWATKGAAVVKPAAEAAALVAALGAAVRAADPRHPLARHTTLAYWRGGDPWMETALFADGAFDRRVVWGSAETVRSVTARGGTTDTLVMGPRFSLSLIGGSLARSDPEGAAQRAAVDSLIANQAACTSSLLHVVEGDAATADGYARALARVLAGWDRALPHRPSRQAQGHLTRLRRGLLGTARWYVNGEWPEVSSAVALVDGSFDLAHHPGSRLVLVRAVDDLRRALPWLGPAVSTVGVAPEETRLALRDAIAAHGVDNVVPLGAAEHGYAGRPHDGMRVLTRLVRWVSG; from the coding sequence ATGATCGAATCTCGTACGATCGCCGGCACCCAGCTCGTCCGTCTGCCCGCCGTGGTGCGCGGAGAGATCGTCATGCCGCCCTGGCCCCGGGTGGCCGACGTCCGCCGGGCCGTCGCCGAACCCGGGCCGCACCGTGTCGAAGGGCGGGACGGCCACGGCTGCCATGTGATCGGACGGCCGGTGGTGGACCGTGACACCCTCGGCCTCACCGGCGAGACGCAGGTGCTCGTGCTGCCCGCACCGGACGCGGCGCTCCTGCTCGAACCCGATCCGGCGGGCGCGCTGCTGGAGCTCGCGCGCCTGCCGCTGCCGGAGGTGCTCTCCTTCGTGGAGGCGGTCGGGGAGGCGCTGCGGTCGCGTTCCGCGCAGGCCGCCGAAGCGGGGACGCTGCTGTCGGCGACCTCGCTGGTCACCGACCGGGCACACCGCGCCTTCCTCGCCCAGCTTCCTTCGCTCTTCGACGGCGACGCCGTCGGCCGGATGATCGAACGCGATCTCGGTTCCGCTCCCCTGGACTCCTGGCAGCGGGTCGGGGAGACGACCGTGCCGGGGATGACCGCGCGTTTCGCCGGCCAGTCGTGCCCGGCGCCGCCCGCGCTGCGCGCCATGCCCACCAGGCAGCTCCATCTGACCGCGGGCAACGCCCCCGTGGTCGCGGTGGTCTCCTTGCTGTGGGCGTGGGCGACGAAGGGCGCCGCCGTCGTCAAACCCGCCGCGGAGGCCGCGGCGCTCGTCGCCGCGCTCGGTGCCGCGGTGCGGGCCGCCGACCCCCGTCATCCGCTGGCCAGGCACACCACGCTCGCCTACTGGCGTGGCGGTGACCCGTGGATGGAGACGGCGCTGTTCGCCGACGGGGCCTTCGACCGGCGCGTCGTGTGGGGGTCGGCCGAGACCGTGCGCAGCGTGACGGCCCGCGGCGGCACCACCGACACCCTGGTCATGGGGCCCCGGTTCTCGCTCAGCCTCATCGGGGGGTCCCTCGCCCGGTCGGACCCGGAGGGGGCGGCGCAGCGCGCCGCGGTCGACTCGCTGATCGCCAACCAGGCCGCCTGCACGTCCTCGTTGTTGCACGTGGTGGAGGGCGACGCCGCCACGGCCGACGGCTACGCCCGCGCGCTCGCCCGGGTGCTCGCCGGCTGGGACCGGGCCCTGCCGCACCGGCCCTCACGGCAGGCGCAGGGGCACCTCACCCGGTTGCGCAGGGGCCTGCTCGGCACGGCGCGCTGGTACGTCAACGGCGAGTGGCCCGAGGTGTCGTCGGCGGTCGCGCTGGTCGACGGCTCCTTCGATCTGGCGCACCACCCCGGTTCCCGGCTCGTCCTGGTCCGGGCGGTCGACGATCTGCGCCGGGCGCTGCCGTGGCTGGGACCGGCCGTCTCGACGGTCGGGGTGGCCCCGGAGGAGACGCGGCTGGCGCTGCGGGACGCCATCGCCGCCCACGGAGTGGACAACGTCGTCCCCCTGGGTGCGGCGGAGCACGGATACGCGGGGCGCCCACACGACGGCATGCGGGTGCTCACCCGGCTGGTCCGCTGGGTCAGCGGCTGA
- a CDS encoding alpha/beta fold hydrolase, which yields MTGERPGASEGGERRAGGPAPEAVPGPSGDWDGLAVTGGRGDGPGVLWLHGYTMSSEIWPPLWEHLPGYRHLAVDLPWHGRSRPLRAREDRAALADLLAGHALRAGVRHVVALSFGTVVALEMALRHPDAFDSWTLAAPSYAGGPQEPAVERHYLDLTLLHRRTGSPELTTALWMSCRPIFGGVAVRPAARSALAAVIGGHAWDELDGTGMRPLLEPRQPVTRLCAVPVPLLVLVGDGEIPAHHACARTIAAAAPGGVLRVLPGTGHLALLEEPRAALEVVAAHLDRASSHRSQDTGQAGRCP from the coding sequence TTGACCGGTGAGCGGCCCGGCGCGTCCGAGGGTGGGGAGCGCCGGGCGGGCGGCCCGGCCCCCGAGGCGGTCCCCGGCCCGTCCGGCGACTGGGACGGGCTGGCGGTCACCGGCGGGAGGGGCGACGGGCCCGGAGTGCTGTGGCTGCACGGCTACACGATGAGCTCCGAGATCTGGCCGCCGCTCTGGGAGCACCTGCCCGGCTACCGGCACCTGGCGGTCGACCTCCCCTGGCACGGGCGGTCCAGGCCGCTGCGCGCGCGGGAGGATCGCGCCGCGCTCGCCGACCTGCTGGCCGGCCACGCGCTGCGGGCCGGTGTCCGGCACGTCGTGGCGTTGTCCTTCGGCACCGTGGTCGCCCTGGAGATGGCCCTGCGCCACCCGGACGCGTTCGACTCCTGGACCCTCGCCGCCCCCTCCTACGCAGGCGGACCCCAGGAACCCGCGGTCGAGCGCCACTACCTCGACCTCACGCTCCTGCACCGGCGCACCGGCTCGCCGGAGCTCACGACCGCGCTGTGGATGTCGTGCCGCCCCATCTTCGGCGGCGTCGCGGTACGGCCCGCCGCGCGCTCCGCGCTCGCCGCCGTCATCGGCGGGCACGCCTGGGACGAGCTCGACGGCACCGGCATGCGTCCCCTCCTGGAACCCCGGCAGCCGGTGACCCGGCTGTGCGCGGTGCCCGTCCCCCTCCTCGTGCTCGTGGGTGACGGGGAGATCCCGGCGCACCACGCCTGCGCCAGGACGATCGCGGCCGCCGCCCCCGGCGGTGTCCTGCGCGTCCTGCCCGGCACCGGGCACCTCGCCCTCCTGGAAGAGCCGCGCGCCGCCCTCGAGGTCGTCGCCGCCCACCTCGACCGCGCCTCCTCCCACCGATCGCAGGACACCGGGCAGGCCGGCCGCTGCCCCTGA
- a CDS encoding TOMM precursor leader peptide-binding protein, which translates to MATQEPLSARELRVARLGPDEVVVKRGLTEVRLAAPGIDALLARVVALADGSRSPDDVVGAFPPGEREDARELVTTLRSRGLLRHDAGDDPTARFWASMARLSPDGPGQVAKSAVLVTGTGRVADALARSLAACGVGRVETRPTPRTGEDGWDLWCAAADGPADPELVDVARRALDARAPLLPVWIDDLVVRVGPLTHPFDTACLRCYLMRADSGDVWREAHALLRAQWSPGAGFLPPLPAVAGEIAATEAVKHLAGLPVTACGRVIEVSLVPFHSAVRRVLRVPRCPDCSGTARQGAPVISHGSQLVD; encoded by the coding sequence TTGGCGACCCAAGAGCCGCTGAGCGCACGGGAGCTCCGGGTGGCCCGCCTGGGCCCGGACGAGGTCGTGGTGAAACGCGGGCTGACGGAGGTGCGGCTGGCCGCCCCGGGCATCGACGCCCTGCTGGCGCGGGTCGTCGCGCTCGCCGACGGATCGCGTTCACCGGACGACGTCGTCGGCGCCTTCCCGCCCGGGGAGCGGGAGGACGCCCGCGAGCTGGTCACCACCCTGCGGTCCCGGGGTCTGCTCCGTCACGACGCGGGAGACGACCCGACGGCGAGGTTCTGGGCGAGCATGGCCCGGCTGTCCCCCGACGGTCCGGGCCAGGTCGCGAAGTCGGCGGTGCTGGTGACCGGCACCGGCCGGGTCGCCGACGCGCTCGCCCGGTCACTGGCGGCCTGTGGGGTGGGCCGGGTCGAGACCCGGCCCACCCCGCGGACCGGCGAGGACGGCTGGGATCTGTGGTGCGCCGCGGCCGACGGCCCCGCGGACCCGGAGCTCGTCGACGTGGCGCGGCGCGCGCTCGACGCGCGTGCCCCCCTGCTGCCCGTCTGGATCGACGACCTCGTCGTCCGGGTCGGCCCGCTCACCCACCCCTTCGACACCGCCTGCCTGCGCTGTTACCTCATGCGGGCCGACTCCGGTGACGTCTGGCGCGAGGCTCACGCGCTGCTGCGAGCGCAGTGGTCGCCGGGGGCCGGGTTCCTGCCCCCGCTCCCCGCGGTGGCCGGCGAGATCGCGGCCACCGAGGCCGTCAAGCACCTCGCGGGCCTACCGGTGACCGCCTGCGGTCGCGTCATCGAGGTCAGCCTGGTGCCGTTCCACTCGGCCGTCCGCCGGGTGCTGCGCGTGCCGCGCTGCCCCGACTGCAGCGGCACCGCCCGCCAGGGCGCCCCCGTGATCAGTCACGGTTCACAGCTCGTCGACTGA
- a CDS encoding YcaO-like family protein: MDLLDLWADLVDPRTGIVREITELRIDDDDPRFVHYLSEACSTEAMGFLKNFGNNGGAATDRRRALAKAIGEAVERYCSACFSPGDLVTASYEELDRPATPPGSYALYRPEQYDAPGFPWRPFTPASRVSWTPGRSLVTGEEVLVPAAFVYVPYHYRSETPIGQPISTGLACGASAEEAALSALCEVVERDAFTLMWQGRRSLPRIRLDSLPDSLSDLVRRFEAVGLVVHMVDIGTDIGCPSVMTIAEGFTPTSPALAFAAASHPDAEVACHKSLEELAHTRKFSVQVMDYLPPVPVEVEAGHPAVDGQRAHLRYYCPQESKEYARFAWACTDEVDLDLSAGRDLSLAALVSAVAATGEDVVACDLTTPDVAELGLSVVRVVVPGLHPLHMGHSNRATGGRRLAAVPGWSPATDNPHPHPFP; encoded by the coding sequence ATGGACCTGCTCGACTTGTGGGCGGATCTCGTGGACCCCCGCACGGGGATCGTCCGCGAGATCACCGAGCTCCGGATCGACGACGACGACCCGCGCTTCGTCCACTACCTGTCCGAGGCTTGCTCGACGGAGGCGATGGGCTTCCTGAAGAACTTCGGCAACAACGGCGGAGCCGCCACGGACCGGCGCCGGGCGCTGGCCAAGGCGATCGGCGAGGCCGTCGAGCGGTACTGCTCGGCCTGCTTCTCCCCCGGCGACCTCGTGACGGCGTCGTACGAGGAACTGGACCGGCCGGCCACCCCTCCGGGGTCCTACGCCCTGTACCGGCCGGAGCAGTACGACGCGCCGGGTTTCCCCTGGCGGCCGTTCACGCCCGCCAGCCGGGTGTCGTGGACTCCCGGCCGCTCCCTGGTCACCGGGGAGGAGGTCCTCGTCCCCGCGGCCTTCGTCTACGTCCCCTACCACTACCGGAGCGAGACCCCGATCGGCCAGCCGATCTCGACGGGGCTGGCCTGCGGGGCGTCCGCCGAGGAGGCCGCGTTGTCGGCGCTGTGCGAGGTCGTCGAGCGCGACGCGTTCACGCTCATGTGGCAGGGGCGGCGCAGTCTTCCCCGGATCCGCCTCGACAGCCTGCCCGACTCGCTCTCCGACCTGGTGCGGCGGTTCGAGGCCGTGGGGCTGGTCGTCCACATGGTCGACATCGGCACGGACATCGGGTGCCCGTCCGTCATGACGATCGCGGAGGGCTTCACCCCGACGTCCCCCGCGCTCGCGTTCGCGGCGGCCTCCCATCCGGACGCCGAGGTGGCCTGCCACAAGAGCCTGGAGGAACTGGCGCACACCCGCAAGTTCTCCGTCCAGGTGATGGACTACCTGCCGCCGGTCCCCGTCGAGGTGGAGGCGGGCCACCCCGCCGTCGACGGGCAGCGGGCCCACCTGCGCTACTACTGTCCGCAGGAGTCCAAGGAGTACGCCCGTTTCGCCTGGGCCTGCACCGACGAGGTCGACCTCGACCTCTCCGCCGGTCGCGACCTCTCCCTCGCCGCGCTCGTCTCGGCGGTGGCCGCGACCGGCGAGGACGTCGTCGCCTGTGACCTGACCACACCGGACGTCGCCGAGCTCGGCCTGTCGGTGGTGCGCGTGGTCGTGCCGGGCCTGCACCCGCTGCACATGGGTCACTCCAACCGGGCGACGGGCGGCCGGCGGCTGGCGGCGGTCCCCGGCTGGTCACCCGCCACCGACAACCCCCACCCCCACCCGTTCCCCTGA
- a CDS encoding SagB/ThcOx family dehydrogenase — protein sequence MHPVDAFLLEESEEAVWESYHENSKTSRATPHLYFDRHPSDSTVVAMMNRLRETKPHRDRPRIALPYDLPGSEIDLDEALTGRESARGFGPGPIATADVAKVLRCAYGVTRSNADGTYPRPFRTVPSGGALYPLELYVWARDVTGLGRGLHHYDPTTHELHDLGPFEAGGCFVQKDLVAAAPAVVLVSAIFQRSAYKYGERGYRFVLIEAGHAVQNAVLAACGRGLAAVPVGGYFDRELDALMGLDGLHESVVYTLLLGPREPE from the coding sequence ATGCATCCGGTTGACGCGTTCCTGCTGGAGGAGAGCGAGGAGGCCGTCTGGGAGAGCTACCACGAGAACTCCAAGACGAGTCGTGCCACCCCGCACCTGTACTTCGACCGGCACCCTTCCGACAGCACGGTCGTGGCGATGATGAACCGGCTGCGTGAGACGAAACCGCACCGCGACCGCCCCCGGATCGCCCTCCCCTACGACCTGCCGGGCTCGGAGATCGACCTCGACGAGGCGCTGACCGGCCGCGAGTCGGCCCGGGGGTTCGGCCCCGGGCCGATCGCGACGGCGGACGTGGCGAAGGTCCTGCGTTGCGCGTACGGCGTGACGAGGTCCAACGCCGACGGCACCTACCCCCGTCCCTTCCGTACCGTCCCGTCCGGGGGAGCCCTCTACCCCCTGGAACTGTACGTCTGGGCACGTGACGTCACCGGGCTGGGCCGCGGGCTCCACCACTACGACCCCACCACGCACGAGCTGCACGACCTGGGCCCGTTCGAGGCCGGGGGCTGTTTCGTGCAGAAGGACCTGGTCGCCGCGGCACCGGCCGTGGTGCTGGTGTCGGCGATCTTCCAGCGCTCCGCCTACAAGTACGGTGAGCGCGGCTACCGCTTCGTGCTCATCGAGGCCGGGCACGCTGTGCAGAACGCGGTGCTCGCCGCGTGCGGGCGCGGCCTGGCGGCGGTGCCGGTCGGCGGTTACTTCGACCGCGAGCTCGACGCGCTGATGGGTCTGGACGGGCTGCACGAGTCGGTCGTCTACACCCTCCTGCTGGGCCCCCGGGAGCCGGAGTGA
- a CDS encoding JmjC domain-containing protein: MTAVPPPGVNGAWPLTVTAPGPARDDASALASLVHPIDPGAFRTAYWQRRPLHVQGPPDRFRDLFTMADLREAIARQHELGLLIRVSGDHEGDGGAAGAHVAVEAPDVAAHLRRGASICVEPIERAAPRVAELAARLKSELGHHGDTGVKCYLSPHGYGFNTHFDAHVVTTLQLDGHKRWRVSRTPGVPFPLGNAFADAEGNVRYIGRAPSSVRPWERPEIVEEEFAEILLGPGDVLCLPAGTWHSAKAVGHSLAVNISFAPADVLRLLTDAAGSRLREREAWRSGIPASGGDPGEAARFLLDRREELIAELRALPLDGDELAALLATAASGSPGGLAGTAATRMAAQTASAVSGDDDRRLQCVLTVADARTAAEWYGRVLGCRVLAAIPEFGWIELDSPVPGVSIGLSEVPSPGVTGGAVLDFQVDDLEHTRDLLDRDTATPPARMRAVAGVARFLEACDIDGNRLMFYQPDHREEI; the protein is encoded by the coding sequence GTGACCGCTGTCCCGCCACCTGGGGTGAACGGTGCGTGGCCGCTGACCGTCACCGCCCCCGGGCCCGCCCGGGACGACGCCTCCGCGCTGGCCTCGCTGGTGCATCCGATCGACCCCGGCGCCTTCCGCACCGCGTACTGGCAGCGCAGGCCGCTGCACGTCCAGGGGCCACCGGACCGTTTCCGCGACCTGTTCACCATGGCGGACCTGCGCGAGGCGATCGCCCGCCAGCACGAGCTCGGCCTGCTCATCCGCGTCAGCGGCGACCACGAGGGCGACGGCGGAGCGGCCGGGGCACACGTCGCGGTGGAGGCCCCCGACGTGGCCGCCCACCTGCGACGCGGCGCCTCGATCTGCGTGGAGCCGATCGAGCGGGCCGCACCCCGCGTCGCGGAGCTGGCCGCCCGCCTCAAGAGCGAGCTCGGTCACCACGGTGACACCGGCGTCAAGTGTTACCTGTCGCCGCACGGCTACGGTTTCAACACCCACTTCGACGCCCACGTGGTGACGACGCTCCAGCTCGACGGGCACAAACGGTGGCGGGTGTCACGGACGCCGGGCGTGCCGTTCCCCCTCGGCAACGCCTTCGCCGACGCCGAGGGGAACGTCCGCTACATCGGCCGCGCTCCCAGCTCGGTGCGGCCGTGGGAACGCCCGGAGATCGTCGAGGAGGAGTTCGCGGAGATCCTGCTCGGCCCGGGTGACGTGCTGTGCCTGCCGGCGGGGACCTGGCACAGCGCCAAGGCGGTGGGCCACTCCCTGGCCGTCAACATCTCCTTCGCCCCGGCGGACGTGCTGAGGCTCCTCACCGACGCCGCCGGATCCCGGTTGCGGGAGCGGGAGGCGTGGCGCTCCGGGATCCCCGCCTCCGGTGGGGATCCCGGTGAGGCCGCCCGTTTCCTGCTGGACCGGCGCGAGGAGCTCATCGCCGAGCTGCGGGCGCTCCCGCTGGACGGCGATGAGCTCGCCGCCCTGCTCGCCACCGCGGCCTCCGGCTCCCCGGGCGGCCTTGCCGGCACCGCCGCCACGCGGATGGCCGCGCAGACCGCCTCCGCCGTCTCCGGGGACGACGACCGCAGGCTCCAGTGCGTGCTGACCGTGGCGGACGCCCGGACGGCCGCGGAGTGGTACGGGCGGGTGCTCGGCTGCCGGGTGCTGGCGGCGATCCCGGAGTTCGGCTGGATCGAACTGGACTCCCCGGTGCCCGGGGTGAGCATCGGCTTGTCGGAGGTCCCCAGCCCCGGGGTGACCGGCGGGGCGGTGCTCGACTTCCAGGTGGACGACCTGGAACACACCCGCGACCTGCTCGACCGGGACACGGCCACCCCGCCTGCCCGGATGCGCGCCGTCGCGGGCGTCGCGCGCTTCCTGGAGGCGTGCGACATCGACGGCAACCGGCTGATGTTCTACCAGCCGGATCACCGGGAGGAGATCTGA
- a CDS encoding SDR family NAD(P)-dependent oxidoreductase: MGRLDDNVVIVTGGANGIGRWYCTALALEGARVVVCDIDGPGAADFAGWLNDRAGAERAYPLCVDVTSPERTADMAATVMARFGAIDVLVNNAGSYPHVAFEDIDHDAWRRVITLNLDSVFLCCRAVLPVMVKQGRGAIVNVATNLVWSGLANMAHYIAAKSGVIGLTKALAREYGEHGVRVNALAPGAVVPDLPDRRLSPAGREAVEEILQYQSVKRHQHPRDLVGTMLFLCSAESEFMSGQVLTVDGGLTMH; the protein is encoded by the coding sequence ATGGGCAGACTGGACGACAACGTCGTGATCGTCACGGGCGGGGCCAACGGCATCGGCCGGTGGTACTGCACCGCGCTCGCCCTGGAGGGTGCGCGGGTGGTCGTGTGCGACATCGACGGGCCGGGCGCGGCCGACTTCGCCGGCTGGCTCAACGACCGGGCCGGCGCGGAACGCGCGTACCCCCTCTGCGTCGACGTCACCTCACCCGAGCGGACCGCCGACATGGCCGCCACCGTGATGGCCCGGTTCGGCGCGATCGACGTACTGGTCAACAACGCCGGCAGTTACCCGCACGTGGCGTTCGAGGACATCGACCACGACGCCTGGCGGCGGGTGATCACCCTCAACCTCGACAGTGTCTTCCTCTGCTGCCGGGCGGTGCTGCCGGTCATGGTGAAGCAGGGCCGCGGGGCGATCGTCAACGTGGCGACGAACCTGGTGTGGTCCGGGCTGGCCAACATGGCCCACTACATCGCCGCCAAGTCGGGCGTGATCGGGCTGACCAAGGCGCTGGCCCGCGAGTACGGCGAGCACGGTGTCCGGGTGAACGCGCTGGCCCCCGGCGCGGTGGTGCCCGACCTGCCCGATCGGCGGCTCAGCCCGGCCGGTAGGGAGGCCGTCGAGGAGATCCTGCAGTACCAGTCGGTCAAACGGCACCAGCACCCCCGTGACCTGGTGGGCACCATGCTGTTCCTCTGCTCCGCCGAGTCGGAGTTCATGAGCGGCCAGGTGCTCACGGTCGACGGTGGCCTGACCATGCACTGA
- a CDS encoding cytochrome P450, with amino-acid sequence MGSLSYDPRDPRVHADPYPGYEALREHDPVHFVPGARVWFLTRHSDCLAVLCDPRLSARHGQRLRRRDTALPTSMLNTDPPDHTRLRRAAAPAFRPRALREHGRWLVPLVGAWMGRVREAARAGREVDLAAEFARPLALRVVAGLLGLPEEDLPDFDGWAGAVAGNLDPFAAPAGGGEAAMAAMCDRFADHLFSRLTAPRPDAFTVLAGACSDGTLAPAEAMATAGLLVVGGVEPLGDMIVNAVAAMLADPGRWRDLAGSGAAPARTATEELLRIDPPIQFTARTATEDLVVGGRSIRRGDGVVPLLGAANRDPARFTRPGRLDLRRRVNPHLSFGAGPHACLGAPLVRMVGRLLVTAVRECTAEPRPGGGPAFHRPGTVPRGYASLPLRWS; translated from the coding sequence ATGGGAAGCCTCTCCTACGACCCCCGCGATCCGCGGGTCCACGCCGACCCCTACCCCGGTTACGAGGCCCTGCGGGAGCACGATCCGGTGCATTTCGTGCCGGGCGCCCGGGTGTGGTTCCTTACCCGGCACAGCGACTGCCTGGCGGTGCTCTGCGACCCGCGCCTCTCGGCGCGGCACGGGCAGCGGCTGCGGCGGCGTGACACGGCGTTGCCCACCTCGATGCTGAACACCGATCCGCCCGATCACACGAGGCTCCGGCGGGCCGCGGCGCCGGCGTTCCGTCCCCGGGCGCTGCGCGAGCACGGCCGCTGGCTCGTCCCGCTGGTCGGCGCGTGGATGGGCCGGGTCCGCGAGGCGGCGCGGGCGGGCCGCGAGGTCGATCTCGCGGCCGAGTTCGCCCGTCCCCTGGCGCTGCGGGTGGTCGCCGGCCTCCTGGGGCTGCCGGAGGAGGACCTGCCGGACTTCGACGGCTGGGCCGGCGCGGTCGCGGGCAACCTCGACCCGTTCGCCGCCCCCGCCGGGGGTGGGGAGGCCGCGATGGCGGCGATGTGTGACCGGTTCGCCGACCACCTGTTCTCAAGGCTCACCGCCCCCCGGCCGGACGCGTTCACCGTGCTGGCCGGGGCCTGCTCCGACGGGACCCTCGCCCCGGCGGAGGCCATGGCCACGGCCGGCCTGCTCGTCGTCGGCGGCGTCGAACCACTCGGCGACATGATCGTCAACGCCGTCGCGGCGATGCTGGCCGACCCGGGGCGGTGGCGCGACCTGGCCGGCAGCGGTGCGGCACCGGCCAGGACGGCCACCGAGGAACTCCTGCGGATCGACCCGCCGATCCAGTTCACCGCCCGCACCGCCACCGAGGACCTCGTCGTCGGCGGCCGGTCGATCCGCCGCGGTGACGGGGTCGTGCCGCTCCTCGGCGCGGCCAACCGCGACCCGGCGAGGTTCACCAGGCCCGGCCGGCTCGACCTGCGCCGCCGCGTCAACCCGCACCTGTCCTTCGGAGCGGGCCCGCACGCCTGCCTCGGCGCTCCCCTCGTCCGGATGGTCGGCCGGCTGCTGGTCACCGCGGTGCGGGAATGCACGGCCGAACCGCGGCCCGGGGGCGGGCCCGCGTTCCACCGGCCGGGGACCGTGCCGCGCGGCTACGCGTCACTGCCGCTGCGCTGGTCGTGA